Proteins from a genomic interval of Chitinophagales bacterium:
- a CDS encoding 2-oxoacid:ferredoxin oxidoreductase subunit beta: MAIDTIKSNGTLKAKDFATNQDVRWCPGCGDYSILSQVQKVMADLELNKDEVAVISGIGCSSRFPYYMETYGMHSIHGRAPAFVSGLKMANPGLSIWMVTGDGDGLSIGGNHLLHILRRNFDLNILLFNNQIYGLTKGQYSPTSELSKVTKSTPMGSLDRPVNPLAFAMGADASFVARSMDRDPKHLQEMLLRSHAHKGTSFLEIYQNCNIFNDGAFFSFTDKDTKPETAIFLEHGKPLVFGKESSKGIRLDGLRPRVVDLEGSGFTESDLWIHDETDIYKAQILTRFFDNPSTVITEDYLPRPFGVLYAVERPCYEEMLYDQLKEAVGKKGEGDLNQLIAGNQTWTLYNIK, translated from the coding sequence ATGGCTATAGATACAATCAAATCCAACGGTACACTCAAAGCAAAAGATTTTGCTACGAATCAAGATGTTCGTTGGTGTCCGGGGTGTGGGGATTACTCCATTCTTTCGCAGGTACAGAAAGTGATGGCGGATTTGGAACTGAACAAAGATGAAGTGGCAGTGATATCAGGTATTGGCTGCTCCTCTCGGTTTCCTTACTACATGGAAACCTACGGAATGCACTCGATTCATGGACGTGCGCCAGCTTTTGTATCGGGTTTGAAGATGGCAAATCCTGGCCTTTCTATATGGATGGTGACTGGTGATGGCGATGGTTTGTCTATTGGCGGTAATCACCTGCTACATATTCTTCGCCGAAATTTTGACTTGAATATTTTGTTGTTCAACAACCAAATATACGGTTTGACTAAGGGGCAATATTCGCCAACTTCGGAGTTGAGCAAAGTCACCAAATCTACTCCAATGGGTTCGTTGGATAGACCTGTCAATCCGCTGGCATTTGCGATGGGCGCAGATGCTTCTTTTGTGGCGAGGTCAATGGATAGAGACCCGAAACATTTGCAGGAAATGCTCCTTAGAAGTCACGCTCACAAAGGCACTTCTTTTTTAGAAATTTACCAAAACTGCAACATCTTCAACGATGGCGCTTTCTTTTCGTTTACTGACAAAGACACCAAACCCGAAACCGCCATCTTTTTGGAGCATGGCAAACCCTTGGTATTTGGCAAGGAAAGCAGTAAAGGGATTCGTTTGGACGGATTGAGACCAAGAGTTGTTGATTTAGAGGGTTCAGGCTTTACCGAGTCCGACCTTTGGATACATGACGAAACGGATATTTACAAAGCGCAAATATTGACTCGCTTTTTTGATAATCCAAGTACGGTCATTACAGAAGATTATTTGCCAAGACCTTTTGGGGTTTTGTATGCAGTTGAGCGTCCTTGTTATGAAGAGATGCTTTACGATCAATTGAAGGAAGCAGTCGGCAAAAAAGGAGAAGGGGATTTGAACCAACTCATTGCAGGTAATCAAACTTGGACGTTGTACAACATTAAATGA
- a CDS encoding 2-oxoacid:acceptor oxidoreductase subunit alpha: MSRTIEIKKEITIKFAGDSGDGMQLTGSQFTNNTALTGSDIATFPDFPAEIRAPQGTLAGVSGFQLHFGSIPIFTPGDHFDVLVAMNSAALKTNLKNIKRGGTIIVDTEGFDRKNLRLAKYDVNPLEDDTLEGYEVYKMPITKLTRECLKEIPLGTKEKDRSKNMFVLGFLYWRYNRKLESTIQFLKAKFKSKPDILEANLKTLNAGYHFGETTETFTTRYEVKAAPLQSGTYRSIMGNEALVIGLITASKKLGLPLFYGSYPITPASDILHGLSKYKNFGVKTFQAEDEIAAVCSAIGASYGGNLAITGTSGPGLALKGEAIGLAMILELPLVICNIQRGGPSTGLPTKTEQSDLLQAMYGRNGECPMPVIAAHSPSDCFYTAIEACRIAVQHMVPVVLLSDGYIANGAEPWKFPNADDIPDMKVQFKKPQAAGESFLPYDRNEQLVREWAIPGTAGLAHRIGGLEKEDRTGNVSYDQANHEFMTKIRQAKVDKIADFVPEQQMEVGEDRGSVLVLGWGSTYGVIKSVVKDLIEEGYSVSHAHLRYLNPFPRNLGEMLLNFDKVLIPEINNGQLSKLIRDKYLLKVEQFNKIQGVPIAKSELREVIKGLL, from the coding sequence ATGAGCAGAACGATAGAAATTAAAAAAGAAATCACCATAAAATTTGCAGGCGATTCAGGGGATGGAATGCAGCTCACAGGCAGCCAATTCACCAACAATACAGCCTTGACAGGTAGCGATATTGCCACATTTCCCGATTTTCCCGCCGAAATACGTGCGCCACAAGGCACACTTGCAGGTGTTTCAGGATTTCAACTCCATTTTGGAAGCATTCCCATTTTCACCCCCGGTGACCACTTCGATGTATTAGTCGCCATGAACTCTGCAGCCTTAAAGACCAATCTCAAAAATATTAAAAGAGGTGGAACAATTATCGTTGATACAGAAGGCTTTGACCGCAAAAATCTCCGATTGGCAAAATATGATGTGAATCCACTCGAAGACGATACCTTAGAAGGTTATGAGGTATATAAAATGCCGATTACCAAGCTTACCCGTGAATGTTTGAAGGAAATCCCATTGGGAACAAAGGAAAAAGACCGTTCCAAAAATATGTTTGTCTTGGGCTTTCTCTATTGGAGGTACAACCGCAAATTAGAAAGTACCATTCAGTTTTTGAAAGCCAAATTCAAAAGTAAACCTGATATATTAGAAGCCAACCTCAAAACGCTCAATGCGGGCTATCATTTTGGAGAAACTACCGAAACCTTCACTACCCGATATGAGGTGAAAGCTGCTCCCCTTCAAAGTGGTACATATCGCAGTATCATGGGAAATGAAGCATTGGTCATCGGATTGATTACTGCTTCCAAAAAACTCGGATTGCCCTTATTTTACGGTTCTTATCCAATTACTCCAGCCTCCGATATACTGCATGGACTCTCCAAATACAAAAACTTTGGGGTAAAAACTTTTCAGGCGGAAGATGAAATTGCAGCCGTTTGTTCTGCAATTGGAGCATCTTATGGTGGCAATTTGGCCATCACAGGTACTTCTGGTCCCGGACTTGCCCTCAAAGGAGAAGCCATTGGTTTGGCAATGATTTTGGAACTACCACTGGTAATTTGCAATATACAGCGTGGAGGCCCTTCAACGGGTTTGCCCACCAAAACCGAGCAGTCCGATTTGCTGCAAGCCATGTATGGACGAAACGGGGAATGTCCGATGCCTGTTATTGCAGCCCATTCTCCTTCCGACTGTTTTTATACTGCCATTGAAGCCTGTCGAATTGCGGTGCAGCACATGGTTCCTGTCGTTTTGTTGAGTGATGGCTACATTGCGAATGGTGCAGAACCCTGGAAATTTCCCAATGCAGACGACATTCCTGATATGAAGGTGCAATTCAAAAAACCACAAGCGGCAGGAGAATCATTTCTGCCTTACGACCGAAATGAACAATTGGTGCGGGAGTGGGCCATTCCTGGCACTGCTGGTTTGGCGCATCGCATTGGCGGATTGGAGAAAGAGGATAGAACAGGGAATGTGTCTTATGACCAAGCGAATCACGAGTTTATGACTAAAATTCGCCAAGCCAAAGTGGATAAAATTGCAGATTTTGTACCCGAACAACAAATGGAAGTAGGAGAGGACAGAGGCAGTGTTTTGGTACTTGGATGGGGTTCTACTTATGGCGTTATTAAATCGGTGGTGAAAGATTTGATAGAAGAAGGATATAGTGTTTCACACGCTCACCTCCGCTATCTCAACCCTTTTCCTCGAAATCTGGGTGAAATGTTGCTCAATTTTGATAAAGTATTGATTCCTGAAATCAACAATGGACAACTTTCTAAATTGATTCGAGATAAGTACTTATTGAAGGTCGAGCAGTTCAACAAGATTCAAGGCGTTCCGATTGCGAAAAGTGAATTGAGGGAGGTGATTAAAGGATTGCTTTAG
- a CDS encoding RNA polymerase sigma factor — translation MMKQSSELSDKEIIQLLKDTGDTQYFGLLYDKYAPKVYQKCISMVKNEDNARDLVHDILVKAFVKIGTFRGDASFSTWIYHIAYNACIDFLKKEQKNNTQIIRDVVLSDTENIEDEVEDVEIKEMRLERLEEVFILLDPDEKTLLLMKYQDELKINEIVEILNISEGAVKMRLKRARAKLKKMYEQKSILQ, via the coding sequence ATGATGAAACAATCTTCTGAATTATCGGATAAAGAAATCATACAGCTTTTAAAAGACACAGGAGATACGCAGTATTTTGGCTTGTTGTACGACAAATATGCGCCGAAAGTCTATCAAAAGTGTATTTCGATGGTAAAAAACGAAGACAATGCCAGAGATTTGGTTCATGACATTTTGGTAAAAGCTTTTGTGAAAATCGGCACCTTCAGAGGAGATGCCAGTTTTTCTACTTGGATTTACCATATTGCCTACAATGCATGTATTGATTTTTTGAAAAAAGAACAAAAAAACAATACACAAATAATACGAGATGTTGTACTAAGTGATACAGAAAACATTGAAGATGAAGTAGAAGATGTCGAAATAAAAGAAATGCGATTGGAGCGGTTGGAAGAAGTTTTTATACTTTTAGACCCCGATGAAAAAACGCTTTTGTTGATGAAATACCAAGATGAGCTAAAAATTAATGAAATAGTAGAAATACTGAATATATCAGAAGGAGCGGTGAAGATGCGTTTAAAAAGAGCAAGAGCTAAACTCAAAAAAATGTATGAACAAAAATCTATACTTCAATGA
- a CDS encoding beta-ketoacyl-ACP synthase III has product MLRSKIAGIGYYVPERVVTNDDLAKVMDTSDEWIQERTGIKERRYGVRFEESTSTMGTKAARTAIERAGLEPKDIDFIVFATLSPDYYFPGSGVLLQRQLGIPGIGALDVRNQCSGFIYALSVADQFVKTGMYKNVLVVGAELHSFGLDFSTKGRNVTAIFGDGAGAVVLQAAADGEGRGILSTHLHADGEHAEQLAMINFGSHSAIHLGKERFGFNEDAEYGELMLSEKMWEEKDIYPEMNGPYVFKYAVTKFPEVIMEALKANNYELSDLDMLIPHQANLRISQFVQKRLRLRDDQVYNNIQKYGNTTAASIPIALCEAYEKGLVKEGDLVCLAAFGSGFTWGSALIKW; this is encoded by the coding sequence ATGTTACGTTCAAAAATTGCAGGAATTGGTTACTATGTACCTGAAAGAGTGGTGACAAATGACGACTTGGCTAAAGTTATGGATACTTCGGATGAATGGATTCAGGAACGAACAGGTATAAAAGAAAGAAGATATGGGGTAAGATTTGAAGAATCTACTTCGACAATGGGAACTAAAGCTGCTCGGACTGCCATAGAACGTGCGGGACTTGAGCCAAAAGATATTGACTTTATTGTGTTTGCCACCCTCAGCCCTGACTACTATTTTCCTGGAAGTGGTGTTCTATTGCAGCGTCAATTGGGTATTCCTGGTATTGGAGCATTGGATGTCAGAAATCAATGTAGTGGATTTATTTATGCGCTTTCGGTAGCAGATCAGTTTGTAAAAACGGGAATGTACAAGAATGTGCTTGTAGTAGGTGCTGAATTGCATTCTTTTGGACTGGACTTTAGCACAAAAGGGCGAAACGTTACCGCTATATTTGGTGATGGTGCGGGGGCTGTTGTATTACAGGCGGCAGCAGATGGAGAAGGTAGGGGCATACTTTCTACACATTTACATGCCGATGGGGAACATGCCGAACAGTTGGCAATGATTAATTTTGGTTCTCACTCGGCCATACATTTGGGAAAAGAACGCTTTGGTTTTAATGAAGATGCGGAATATGGTGAGTTGATGCTGAGTGAAAAAATGTGGGAAGAAAAGGATATTTATCCAGAAATGAATGGCCCTTATGTCTTCAAATATGCGGTAACTAAGTTTCCAGAGGTAATTATGGAAGCCCTCAAAGCAAACAATTATGAGCTGTCTGATTTGGATATGTTGATTCCACATCAGGCCAATCTTCGCATCAGTCAGTTTGTGCAGAAACGCCTTCGGTTGAGAGATGATCAGGTGTACAATAATATCCAAAAATACGGGAATACAACGGCTGCTTCTATTCCAATTGCACTTTGTGAAGCTTATGAAAAAGGACTTGTCAAAGAAGGAGATTTGGTTTGTTTGGCAGCTTTTGGAAGCGGCTTTACATGGGGTTCTGCTTTGATCAAATGGTAG
- a CDS encoding leucine-rich repeat domain-containing protein produces the protein MKYFILSVFILTILTACNDNQEKIPSDSFVSQINEHRDKRQFYLRIWDDFSAEYVLTLDSLKNIQPKNVQIVDLIGDDELSFFLENLRQYQFLEAIRITQASVNEGIFDSLINKLSPKKHFKKLILWSCNIENVPASISKLKNLESLDLPYNHIKRLPPEIGSLKKLKMLRLHSNPQFESLPVEIGLLENLEHLDFAGTKISQIPSTIGGCKNLINLTANACKITHIPKTLGRCMSLKWLNFGANKITEIPDEVGNLHQLVVLSLGMNRIKTLPDSFQKLTKLDFFDISNNQLSKFPSQVLTFHKVVNLWVHKNSFNRIPIELADLENLRQFLVDESEILKSDVEAIKNKNPIINFVSRY, from the coding sequence ATGAAATACTTCATCCTCTCAGTTTTTATTCTGACTATTCTAACTGCGTGCAATGACAACCAAGAAAAAATACCCTCAGATTCTTTTGTTAGTCAAATTAATGAACATCGAGATAAGCGACAATTTTACTTAAGAATATGGGATGATTTTTCTGCTGAGTATGTCCTTACACTAGATAGCTTGAAAAATATTCAACCTAAGAATGTTCAAATAGTTGATTTAATTGGAGACGACGAACTATCTTTCTTTTTAGAAAACCTTCGTCAATATCAATTTTTAGAGGCGATTAGAATTACGCAAGCCTCCGTAAATGAAGGGATTTTTGATTCATTGATAAATAAGCTTAGTCCTAAAAAACATTTTAAGAAATTGATTTTGTGGAGTTGCAATATAGAAAATGTACCTGCATCGATTAGCAAATTGAAAAATCTTGAATCGCTCGACCTCCCTTATAATCACATTAAAAGGCTGCCACCAGAAATCGGGAGTTTAAAAAAGTTAAAAATGTTGCGTTTACACTCAAATCCACAATTTGAATCTCTTCCAGTAGAAATTGGGCTGTTAGAAAATTTGGAACACTTAGATTTTGCAGGTACAAAAATATCACAAATTCCCTCGACTATAGGAGGGTGCAAAAATCTTATAAACCTCACGGCCAATGCTTGTAAAATCACTCATATCCCAAAAACACTTGGTAGGTGCATGTCATTGAAGTGGCTAAACTTTGGGGCAAATAAAATAACTGAAATCCCTGATGAAGTAGGTAATTTACATCAATTGGTGGTGTTGAGTTTAGGAATGAACCGCATAAAAACCCTTCCAGACAGTTTTCAAAAATTGACGAAACTAGATTTTTTTGATATTTCAAACAATCAACTCAGTAAATTCCCAAGCCAAGTACTTACCTTCCATAAAGTTGTTAATTTATGGGTTCACAAAAATTCATTTAACCGAATCCCCATTGAGCTAGCTGATTTGGAAAATTTAAGACAGTTTTTAGTTGATGAGTCAGAAATACTAAAATCTGACGTTGAGGCAATTAAAAATAAAAACCCTATCATAAATTTTGTGAGTAGGTACTGA